A single genomic interval of Gossypium raimondii isolate GPD5lz chromosome 11, ASM2569854v1, whole genome shotgun sequence harbors:
- the LOC105803691 gene encoding protein POLLENLESS 3-LIKE 2, whose protein sequence is MLQDLWNAPPGFRPSKSAPTSPAKPLGVLRSRSESFHAIHKVPVGDTPYVRAKNVQLVEKDPERAIPMFWAAINAGDRVDSALKDMAIVMKQQNRAEEAIEAIKSLRSRCSDQAQESLDNILLDLYKRCGRLDDQIALLKHKLYLIQQGLAFNGKRTKTARSQGKKFQVSVEQEATRLLGNLGWALMQQNNYIEAEDAYRRALSIAADNNKMCNLGICLMKQGRIGEAKETLRRVKPAVADGPRGVDSHLKAYERAQQMLQDLESEMMNKGGGDRVEQSRLFDAFLGSSSIWQPQPCKDPISLPKSNAVKPQDDFGDENINSNVTVNQVVIPQPKPVALPFGNSLNIDAPPFYSSKLVKEVKAPVVNQLHETLKRTRSGNSANSIRVNEMGGDCTKPLSEELEKPEIKTRRRLSLSTKEKGDKLADLLPDSQDFEEAIISAAVLGPANEAVTQRMFPKKTDKRLKVFQDITLSLSPRA, encoded by the exons ATGTTGCAAGATTTGTGGAACGCTCCTCCGGGATTCAGGCCTTCTAAATCGGCCCCCACTTCTCCGGCGAAGCCCCTCGGGGTTCTGAGAAGTCGCTCCGAGTCCTTCCATGCCATCCACAAAGTCCCAGTCGGTGACACACCTTATGTTAGAGCCAAGAACGTTCAA TTGGTGGAAAAAGATCCGGAGAGGGCGATTCCTATGTTTTGGGCAGCCATAAATGCAGGGGATAGAGTTGATAGTGCTTTGAAAGACATGGCCATTGTAATGAAGCAGCAAAATCGAGCAGAGGAAGCCATTGAAGCTATCAAGTCTCTGCGTAGTAGATGCTCAGATCAAGCGCAGGAGTCTCTTGATAACATTCTATTGGATCTCTACAAG AGATGTGGAAGGTTGGATGACCAAATAGCATTGTTGAAGCACAAATTGTATTTGATTCAACAAGGGCTGGCTTTCAATGGGAAGCGCACCAAGACAGCCCGATCTCAAGGAAAGAAATTTCAGGTCTCTGTCGAGCAAGAAGCCACACGGTTGCTG GGAAACTTGGGGTGGGCATTGATGCAGCAAAACAACTATATCGAAGCAGAAGATGCTTATCGGCGGGCACTTTCGATTGCTGCCGATAATAACAAAATGTGTAACCTAGGTATTTGTTTGATGAAGCAAGGTAGAATTGGGGAGGCTAAAGAAACCTTGCGAAGAGTGAAACCAGCAGTGGCTGATGGACCAAGAGGGGTAGATTCCCATCTTAAGGCCTATGAGAGGGCACAGCAGATGCTCCAGGATCTTGAGTCGGAGATGATGAATAAAGGAGGAGGGGATCGGGTCGAACAAAGCCGGCTCTTTGACGCCTTCCTTGGTTCTTCATCAATTTGGCAACCTCAACCTTGCAAGGACCCCATCAGCTTGCCAAAATCAAATGCGGTTAAACCCCAAGATGATTTTGGTGATGAGAACATCAATTCGAATGTAACGGTAAACCAGGTGGTGATTCCTCAACCAAAACCAGTCGCTCTTCCTTTCGGAAATTCGCTAAATATCGATGCACCACCCTTTTACTCATCAAAGCTGGTGAAGGAGGTGAAAGCTCCAGTTGTGAATCAATTGCATGAGACCCTTAAAAGAACACGGTCAGGAAACTCAGCTAACTCTATAAGAGTGAATGAAATGGGTGGAGACTGCACAAAGCCTTTATCTGAAGAACTGGAAAAACCAGAGATTAAGACAAGAAGAAGGCTCTCTCTTTCAACTAAAGAGAAAGGAGACAAATTGGCTGATTTATTACCAGATAGCCAAGACTTTGAGGAGGCTATCATTTCAGCTGCAGTTCTAGGCCCAGCAAATGAAGCAGTGACTCAAAGGATGTTTCCAAAGAAAACTGATAAGAGGCTTAAGGTCTTCCAAGATATTACTCTTTCTTTGAGTCCCAGAGCCTGA